From the genome of Aricia agestis chromosome 9, ilAriAges1.1, whole genome shotgun sequence, one region includes:
- the LOC121730585 gene encoding ras-related GTP-binding protein C, protein MSYQDEYVGSFPKVFSYGPFEQNGDNDTSSLQEDPKPRILLMGLRRSGKSSIQKVVFHKMSPNETLFLESTNKIVKDDINNSSFVQFQIWDFPGQIDFFDPAFDSESVFGGCGALVFVIDAQDDYQEALEKLLLTVTKAYRVNSNIKFEVFIHKVDGLNDDYKMESQRDIHHRAREDLADNSLDHVHVSFHLTSIYDHSIFEAFSKVVQKLIPQLPTLENLLNILISNSGIEKAFLFDVVSKIYIATDSSPVDMQSYELCCDMIDVVIDISGIYGMVDETDINTFNSQSSSLIKLNNGTVLYLREVNKFLALVCILREENFQKQGVIDYNFLCFRDAITQVFELRNKSQCAIKTRADMEYLHNGIQAADKSNEHLQVP, encoded by the exons atg AGTTATCAAGATGAATATGTGGGGTCTTTCCCCAAGGTTTTTAGTTATGGACCATTTGAACAGAATGGGGACAACGATACTAGTTCTCTACAAGAGGACCCAAAACCTCGAATTCTTTTAATGGGATTAAGAAG ATCTGGAAAATCATCAATTCAAAAAGTTGTTTTTCATAAAATGTCCCCAAACGAGACGTTGTTCCTGGAATCTACAAACAAAATAGTCAAAGATGATATAAACAACAGTAGTTTTGTACAATTTCAAATATGGGACTTTCCTGGACAAATAGATTTCTTTGACCCAGCATTTGATTCAGAGTCAGTCTTTGGTGGCTGTGGTGCTCTGGTTTTTGTTATTGATGCTcag GATGATTACCAAGAAGCATTGGAGAAACTGTTGCTAACTGTCACAAAGGCATATAGAGTAAACAGCAACATTAAGTTTGAAGTTTTCATTCATAAG GTTGATGGTTTGAATGATGATTACAAAATGGAATCACAAAGAGACATACATCATCGAGCGCGAGAGGACCTAGCAGACAACAGCCTGGACCATGTGCATGTATCTTTCCATCTCACATCTATCTATGACCACTCAATATTCGAAGCCTTCAGCAAAGTAGTGCAAAAACTTATACCACAGCTGCCCACGTTGGAAAATTTGCTTAACATATTGATATCT aaCTCTGGAATTGAGAAGGCTTTCCTCTTTGATGTGGTGTCGAAAATTTACATAGCAACAGACAGTTCTCCGGTTGATATGCAAAGTTACGAGCTATGCTGTGATATGATAGATGTGGTTATTGATATTTCCGGTATATATGG GATGGTGGACGAAACTGATATCAATACTTTTAACAGTCAGAGCTCAAGTTTGATCAAACTAAACAATGGCACTGTACTATATTTGAGAGAAGTTAACAAGTTTTTGGCTCTTGTATGCATCCTCCGAGAAGAAAATTTCCAAAAACAAG GTGTGATAGATTACAACTTCCTATGCTTTCGCGACGCGATAACCCAGGTATTTGAATTAAGAAACAAATCTCAATGCGCTATCAAGACTCGGGCAGACATGGAATACTTACACAACGGAATCCAGGCAGCGGACAAATCTAATGAGCACCTGCAAGTACCTTAG